A window from Cryptomeria japonica chromosome 1, Sugi_1.0, whole genome shotgun sequence encodes these proteins:
- the LOC131858065 gene encoding histone H2A.Z-specific chaperone CHZ1-like produces MAAWQGLRCLYNLNCPNTVMEETLEVALLKTNPDKRKLETPEKHLVKARKLDKDSSKRNITIDSNLQDFEEDEDDPHEKEKKEVGSGERRSTRLLANNKKVKIVTKDTSPKLTEEFTSDDDDDDDESSSDDKKDEEFQVEEEE; encoded by the exons ATGGCTGCATGGCAAGGGCTTAGATGCCTCTATAATTTAAACTGTCCAAATACAGTTATGGAAG AAACCCTGGAAGTAGCTCTGCTTAAAACCAACCCTGATAAAAGAAAGTTGGAAACCCCTGAAAAACATCTTGTTAAGGCTAGAAAGTTAGATAAAGACTCCAGCAAGAGGAACATTACCATTGACTCTAATTTACAAGattttgaggaggatgaggatgacccACATGAAAAGGAGAAGAAGGAGGTTGGCTCAGGGGAAAGAAGGTCAACTCGTCTCCTTGCTAACAATAAGAAAGTCAAAATTGTAACCAAAGATACCTCCCCTAAATTGACTGAGGAATTCACctcggatgatgatgatgatgatgatgaatcctCTAGTGACGATAAAAAGGATGAGGAATTTCAAGTAGAAGAGGAGGAATAG